The nucleotide window GCGTTTATTTGCCTTTGCCAAACAGTGCTATCAATTAAGTGATGGATTGTTTGATATCAGTGCCGGTATTTTACGCAAAGCTTGGCAGTTTGATGGTTCCGACCAGCTACCTGTAGATAAAGACATTGAGCCATTGTTAGCGCACATTGGCTTAGATAAGTTACAGCTAGGCGCTGACACGATGTGGATGCCCGAATCAATGGAATTAGATTTAGGCGGCTTAGGAAAAGAGTATGCGGTAGATAGGGCGATGCTAATCGCCGAATCACTGATGTCAGACCTGAACACAGCATTGCCAGCGATATTGATTAACTTTGGCGGTGATATGTTGGCCAATAAAGCTCCGCTAAACACTGGCAATGAACGTCAAGCTTGGCAAGTAGGGTTGCAGCACCCTGATAAAAAACAACACGCAGTGCATACCGTATCTTTAAATACAGGCGCCATTGCCAGTAGCGGTGACGCAAATCGCTATCTTTTAAAAGACGGTGTGCGATACGCGCATATTCTTAACCCAAAAACAGGTAAGGCAATTGTTAATGCGCCGCGTTCAGTGACCATCACGGCGCCTAACTGTGTGCAAGCAGGCTTTATCGCAACCTGGTCGATGTGCCAAGGAGAGCATGCGGCGACATTTTTAAAAGAGCTGGATGTTGGTCATTGGTTGATTTGCTAACGTTTAGACTAGCAAGCTAATAGCAATAGCTGCATCAGCACCAGCAACAGCAACAGCACCATCATATGCCGATGATTGACGTAAGCAAAACAAATGCTTAATGTCTGATATAACCAGCAACACAGTGACTAACCTATGACGAACCCGCGCTTGAAAGACCATCGTATTATTGACTTCCTTAATCAAGGTAACACTTTGTTGTTGGATGGCGGCATGTCTAACCAACTTGAAGAACAAGGTTTTGATCTAAACAATAGCTTGTGGTCAGCGCAGCTTTTATTATCAGCGCCAAGTGCTATCGTTGCAGCACATTTGCATTATTTAAAAGCCGGAGCGCAATGCGTAATCACCGCAAGCTATCAAGCATCCGTTGCTGAGTTGACTAAATTAGGATTAAGCGAAAACCAAGCGAGTGATTTAATTGTCAGCTCGGTTACCCTAGCGCAACACGCTGTTGAGCAATTTATGCAGCTTAATCCAGATACCATGCGACCTTTTGTTGCCGCGAGTATTGGCCCTTATGGCGCCAGCTTAGCCGATGGTTCAGAATATCATGGTAATTATGGTGTGAGTGATGAGGTATTGAAAACGCATCACCAGGCGCAACTGTCATTATTAACTCAAACCGATGCCGATATGCTGGCATGTGAAACGGTACCTAGCTTACAAGAAGCCAGAGTGTTAACTGAGTTACTTAACAAGCAAACAAAACCCGCTTGGCTAAGTTTCTCATGTAAAAATGGACAACAATTAAACGATGGTACGCCGATTGAAGAGTGTGTTGTCGCCTTGCGTGATAGCGCAAATCCTATTGCTTTTGGCGTAAATTGTACCAACCCTACATACATGGTCGAACTCATCGAAAGAATCAAATCCGTTTGTAATGACAAGTTTATTGTTGTGTATCCTAATTCTGGCGAAGACTATGATGCACAAAGTAAAACGTGGCATGGGACGGCAAC belongs to Thalassotalea sp. HSM 43 and includes:
- a CDS encoding FAD:protein FMN transferase produces the protein MTTERVKSKHHVDSPSAVAETLLPFSLAKTSLGYKVCFSAMASLCEILINSDDDVVVKQLAQAIVDETRRIEQKYSRYRSDSVLTHINQQAGHETVIDDETKRLFAFAKQCYQLSDGLFDISAGILRKAWQFDGSDQLPVDKDIEPLLAHIGLDKLQLGADTMWMPESMELDLGGLGKEYAVDRAMLIAESLMSDLNTALPAILINFGGDMLANKAPLNTGNERQAWQVGLQHPDKKQHAVHTVSLNTGAIASSGDANRYLLKDGVRYAHILNPKTGKAIVNAPRSVTITAPNCVQAGFIATWSMCQGEHAATFLKELDVGHWLIC
- the mmuM gene encoding homocysteine S-methyltransferase, with the protein product MTNPRLKDHRIIDFLNQGNTLLLDGGMSNQLEEQGFDLNNSLWSAQLLLSAPSAIVAAHLHYLKAGAQCVITASYQASVAELTKLGLSENQASDLIVSSVTLAQHAVEQFMQLNPDTMRPFVAASIGPYGASLADGSEYHGNYGVSDEVLKTHHQAQLSLLTQTDADMLACETVPSLQEARVLTELLNKQTKPAWLSFSCKNGQQLNDGTPIEECVVALRDSANPIAFGVNCTNPTYMVELIERIKSVCNDKFIVVYPNSGEDYDAQSKTWHGTATPNECGLASEQWLNAGANIIGGCCRMGPKHIASIKAALTKSNAD